In one window of Ruminococcus albus AD2013 DNA:
- a CDS encoding MBL fold metallo-hydrolase, whose translation MMIDKLTVNEHSSIRIGADKVIYFDPFHLNKADHDADIIFITHDHYDHFSPEDIEKCAGSDTLFVAPYTMVKAFSKAKISEERVTFMHAGYSAEILGIPVDAIAAYNAIKPFHPKKNGWLGYVVTLEGKRIYVCGDTDATPEAKAVTCDIICVPIGGTYTIGAKQAAELVNLIKPEIAVPTHYGSTVGKPADADTFAACVEPPIKVVKKL comes from the coding sequence ATGATGATAGATAAGCTGACCGTCAATGAACACAGCAGTATACGTATCGGTGCTGATAAGGTGATCTATTTCGATCCGTTCCACCTTAATAAGGCGGATCACGATGCGGATATAATTTTCATCACCCACGATCACTATGACCATTTTTCACCCGAGGATATAGAAAAATGCGCGGGCAGCGATACACTTTTCGTTGCACCCTATACTATGGTGAAGGCATTTTCAAAAGCCAAGATAAGCGAAGAACGCGTAACTTTCATGCACGCGGGTTACAGCGCCGAGATACTCGGTATACCTGTTGATGCGATAGCAGCATATAATGCGATAAAGCCATTTCACCCCAAGAAAAACGGCTGGCTCGGTTATGTAGTCACATTGGAGGGCAAGCGTATATATGTCTGCGGCGATACCGATGCTACCCCCGAAGCTAAAGCTGTTACCTGCGATATCATATGTGTACCCATCGGCGGAACGTATACCATCGGTGCAAAACAGGCGGCTGAACTCGTAAACCTGATAAAGCCCGAGATAGCCGTCCCGACCCACTACGGAAGCACAGTAGGCAAACCCGCCGACGCTGATACTTTTGCCGCCTGCGTGGAACCGCCCATCAAAGTAGTCAAAA